CTGAGCAGGGTTCTTCTTTTTCAGGAGGTATGACATGGACTCTTTTCTGACCGCCACCCAGCCGCCACCGGTCTTTCTGGCACCGGACCGCTTTGTCACCATCAAGATTTTTGCGGCCATCTCAGGCTTCACCGAGAAAGCGATTCGCCGAAAGATCGAGAGCGGTGTCTGGATCGAGCGGCGCGAGTACTTCAGATCGCCCGATTCGCACATTTTTATCGACCGTGAAGGAGTCCAGAAATGGGTAATGCGCGGGGTGTAGAGATTCGTGAGAGCGGCATTCGGCTCTCGTTCGCCTACCGGGGAGAGCGCATTCGCCGCACTCTCCTGGTGGACGGCAAAGCCATTGCGCCAACGCCTGCCAACATCAAATACGCCATACGGCTGCTTGCCGAGATCAGGCTCAAGATCCGTGCGGGCAACTTTGTGATGCGCGAATACTTTCCGGAAGGCGGCACGGTGGCCGCCGGCACCACCGTGGCCCACCAGCTGGATCACTGGCTGTCCGTGAAGGTGGCAGAGAATTCGACACTGGCCGGCTACCTCAGTGCGGTCAAGTTCTGGAAGCCGTTCATTGGCGAAAAGCAGGTCTCGGCCCTCAAGCATTCGGACATTCTTCGCGCCATCAAGACCCGGCCGGATCTGAGCGGCAAAACCGTCAACAACTATGTGTCGGCACTCCGATCCGCGATGGACTTGGCTGTTCTCGACAAGCTACTGAGCGAGAACCCGGTCGCGGCGGTCCCCAGCGCCAAGTGGCAAAGGGAGCCGCCCGACCCGTTCGACCGCGAGGAAGTGGAGAAGATCATTGACTACGCGCGCGCCCAATTTGCGCCGACGGTTGCCAATCTGATCGCATTTCGATTCTTCTCAGGTCTGCGCACCAGCGAGATGGTGGCCCTGCGCTGGCACAGCATCGACTGGAGCAAGAAGCAGGTGCTGATCCACGAGGCGGTCGTCAAGGGTCTGCGCAAGCAGACCAAGACCAACAAGGCCCGCCTCGTCAGCCTGAACAGCCGGGCCCTGAATGCGCTGGAAAGGCAGAAGGAACAGACCCCAAGGGCGCAACTCGGCCACATGGCCGGCGACGTCATGCACCAGGCCGCGCCCAAGGATTCACAAACGATCTTCGCCGACCCGACGCATGGCGAGCCATGGGCAGACGACAAGCGGTTTCGTAACCCTTTCTGGGTGCCGATGCTCAAGGCGCTGGGCATTCGTTACCGCCCGCCCAACAACATGCGCCACACCTATGCGACGATGCTGCTCATGGCAGGTGCCACGCCGGCCTATGCAGCCAAGCAGATGGGGCATTCGGTGGAGATGTTTTTGAACGTCTATTCCAAGTGGCTGGAGGACGGTCAGGGGGATATAGAGCAGGCGAAGCTGGAGTCCTTCATCGGACAAAACTCCCCAGGAACTCCCCTGAAAAACAAAGATCGTGATAAGTCTTTGTTTTAGAAGGATAAAGCTGGAGCGGGTGATGGGAATCGAACCCACGTTATTTGCTTGGGAAGCAAGAGTCCTACCATTGAACGACACCCGCGTCTGCGACGAAGCCACGGCTGCAGCTGCCTTCGACACGCTCGCAGTTCCAGGCTGCGAGCTTGGGCTATCGTACATCAAGGCTGTGTAGCCTCCGTTCAAAATCGGAGCATTTTGGCAATTTTTTGCCTCGGAGTTTCCCCGAAAGCAGGGTTTTGAAGACAAGCCTTTCTTCCTCGTTGTTAGGGACACTCCGGTCACGACTGCCTAGCCTCAAATCACATGGGTAAAATTGTGCGCGATCAAAGAGCATGCATTCAACTGCTGCTCCAAGCGTCGAGCAAAGTCCTGGTCCTGGAGCACGCAAGTCTCGCTACGGGCAAGCAGGCTCCTCTCGTTTTACGCTTGACCAAGATCTTCAATAATTTCTGTAAATACTGGCCAAGTACTGACCGTCCCTGCCGAATCATGCCGCTTTGCTTCTGCGATTTTTTCCTGTCCGCTGACCGCCGTGTCTTGCCTGAAGCACAGGCGGCTGGACGACGGAAGCCAGTCCGCGGAGCTGCGGCATGACGGAGCAACAGCTTTATGACCTGGCTCCTGCGCTGGAGCTGATGGCTTTCGGTATGGTGCTGGCCCTGGGGCCCTTGTGCTGGGTCTGGTGGCGCAGTCGCGGCACCGGCCCCGGCAAACGTCTGCAGGCTCTTTGCGTGCTGACGCTGTTCCTGACCTTCGATCTGGTTCTATTCGGCGCCTTCACTCGGCTGACGGACTCGGGCCTGGGCTGCCCTGACTGGCCTGGCTGCTATGGCACGGCCAGCCCTATCGCAGCGCATGCCCAGATCTCCGAAGCGCAAGCTGCCATGCCGACCGGCCCGGTCACCCATGGCAAGGCCTGGGTGGAAATGATTCACCGCTATCTGGCGACCACGGTCGGCGTGCTCATCATTGCCATGACGGTCATGAGCTGGAAGCAGGCTCGGGCCGCCAGGCGCAAGAATCAGCATGCGTCTTTCAGCGGTGCAGCCAATCCCTGGTGGCCGACTCTGGCTCTGGTATGGGTCTGCATACAAGGCGCTTTCGGCGCCTTGACGGTCACCATGAAACTGTTTCCGGCCATCGTCACCCTGCATCTGCTGGGCGGTACCGGCTTGCTGGCCTTGCTGGCCATTCCTGCATCGGGACTGAGCCAGCAGCAGGCCGGTCGCTCTGCTGCCCCGATTGCCGGACGCTTGCGCATCGCGCTATGGCTGTGTCTGGCGCTGCTGGTCGCCCAGGTCAGCCTTGGCGGCTGGGTCAGCACCAATTACGCCGTGCTGGCCTGTACGAGCTTCCCTGGCTGCCAGGGTAGCTGGTGGCCAGCCATGAATTTCGCCGAAGCGCTGCAGATCTGGCGCCCTCTGGGCATGCTTAAGGACGGCAGCCACATCAGCTTCGAAGCGCTGACCGCGATCCATTACACCCACAGGCTGGCAGCCTATGTAGTGGTTCTGGCACTGACCAGTCTGTGGTGGGCAATGCGCCATGTCCCTGCACTGGCCAAGCAGCGCCGGCTGCTGGGATTTTTTGCTGTGCTGCAAGTTCTGACGGGTCTGTCCAATGTGGTGTTGGACTGGCCCCTGGTAGCGGCCGTGCTCCACACCGGTGGAGCCGCGGCCCTGGTAACGATTGTGGTCTGGAGCCTGGCCGTGACGCGTAGCCATGCCGTCACAGCCCCCGACCTTGAAATGGCGCGCCGCCCTGTCTGAGGCATAGCGCAAAAGAGTGATTGCATGAGTCAAAGTGAAGCCTTGTTGAACAACACCTCGCGAATCAGCCAGTTCTACGCACTGACCAAGCCGCGTGTGGTGCAGCTCATCGTGTTCTGCGCCCTGATCGGCATGGTGCTGGCCGTGCCCGGCTGGCCCACAGCCAATCAGTGGATACATATGGGCGTTGCCTGCGTCGGCATCTGGCTGGTAGCGGCTGCCGCTGCGGCCTTCAACTGCCTGGTGGAACGTCATATCGATGCCAAGATGAAGCGCACATCATGGCGCCCCACGGCGCGCGGCGAACTCTCCGGTCAGCAGGCACTGGCCTTCTCGGCCATTCTCTGCATGATTGGCGCCACGATCTTGCTGGTCTGGACCAATGCGCTGACGATGTGGCTGACGCTGGCCACGTTTGTCGGCTATGCAGTGATCTACACCGTGGTTCTCAAGCCCGCCAC
This region of Comamonas thiooxydans genomic DNA includes:
- a CDS encoding Arm DNA-binding domain-containing protein — protein: MGNARGVEIRESGIRLSFAYRGERIRRTLLVDGKAIAPTPANIKYAIRLLAEIRLKIRAGNFVMREYFPEGGTVAAGTTVAHQLDHWLSVKVAENSTLAGYLSAVKFWKPFIGEKQVSALKHSDILRAIKTRPDLSGKTVNNYVSALRSAMDLAVLDKLLSENPVAAVPSAKWQREPPDPFDREEVEKIIDYARAQFAPTVANLIAFRFFSGLRTSEMVALRWHSIDWSKKQVLIHEAVVKGLRKQTKTNKARLVSLNSRALNALERQKEQTPRAQLGHMAGDVMHQAAPKDSQTIFADPTHGEPWADDKRFRNPFWVPMLKALGIRYRPPNNMRHTYATMLLMAGATPAYAAKQMGHSVEMFLNVYSKWLEDGQGDIEQAKLESFIGQNSPGTPLKNKDRDKSLF
- a CDS encoding heme A synthase — protein: MTEQQLYDLAPALELMAFGMVLALGPLCWVWWRSRGTGPGKRLQALCVLTLFLTFDLVLFGAFTRLTDSGLGCPDWPGCYGTASPIAAHAQISEAQAAMPTGPVTHGKAWVEMIHRYLATTVGVLIIAMTVMSWKQARAARRKNQHASFSGAANPWWPTLALVWVCIQGAFGALTVTMKLFPAIVTLHLLGGTGLLALLAIPASGLSQQQAGRSAAPIAGRLRIALWLCLALLVAQVSLGGWVSTNYAVLACTSFPGCQGSWWPAMNFAEALQIWRPLGMLKDGSHISFEALTAIHYTHRLAAYVVVLALTSLWWAMRHVPALAKQRRLLGFFAVLQVLTGLSNVVLDWPLVAAVLHTGGAAALVTIVVWSLAVTRSHAVTAPDLEMARRPV